A region from the Candidatus Falkowbacteria bacterium genome encodes:
- a CDS encoding arylesterase — protein MKKTTSIILIAIFIIGLVGYYFFSGGNKQNSDTTTEVRKTSSEQGGVNSKFKIIAVGDSLTAGFDLPLDDSYPKILEAKLLESGKDVEVINAGVSGETTAGLLERADFIAKQNPDMLLITTGGNDAFRNLPIKNTRENIQKTLQIFKKNIEPESIYLLQIESTANLGLRYRKEFNEMYKEVASLEEVKLLPFVVKEVFLDSSKMLTDGIHPNRLGYEYIVDNFIFPEVNGKIKLNSR, from the coding sequence ATGAAGAAAACAACTAGCATTATATTAATTGCGATTTTTATTATTGGATTAGTCGGTTATTATTTTTTTTCGGGTGGCAACAAACAAAATTCCGATACAACAACTGAAGTTCGAAAAACTTCAAGTGAGCAGGGAGGCGTAAATTCAAAATTTAAAATAATCGCCGTCGGCGATAGCTTAACGGCCGGTTTCGACTTGCCGCTTGACGACAGCTACCCCAAAATTCTCGAAGCAAAACTTCTTGAGTCAGGTAAAGATGTCGAAGTAATTAATGCTGGTGTTAGTGGCGAGACCACGGCTGGACTTTTGGAACGGGCAGATTTTATTGCCAAACAAAATCCTGATATGTTGCTGATAACTACGGGAGGCAATGATGCCTTTCGTAATTTACCTATAAAAAATACCCGAGAAAATATTCAAAAAACTTTGCAAATATTCAAAAAAAATATTGAACCGGAAAGTATTTACTTATTGCAAATTGAATCAACCGCTAACCTTGGTCTCCGTTATCGTAAGGAATTTAATGAAATGTATAAGGAAGTAGCCTCCTTAGAAGAAGTGAAATTATTGCCATTTGTTGTAAAAGAGGTTTTTCTAGATTCAAGCAAAATGCTCACCGATGGAATACATCCTAATCGACTAGGCTATGAGTATATTGTCGATAACTTTATATTTCCTGAGGTTAATGGCAAGATTAAATTGAATAGCAGGTAG
- a CDS encoding tryptophan-rich sensory protein: protein MNNSIGLPLKVFAAITYAAMVTVNFSANALPINNRSTGAISDAYPNLFAPAGVTFSIWGLIYLLLGGYLLYQFISFGKDAKQKDEALCQKVNLLFAINALCNIAWIFSWHYDYIGLSVIIMAFLLITLIKINDVIGAVNLSTQEKLFVATPFSVYFGWITVATIANITVFLVSIGWNGFGIADYIWTCVILFIGAAIGVLRMLKDKKLAYGLVLVWAYSGILFKHLSQSGFAGQYVSVITVTIICIIIFTVTLFEIYKKNNIKLN from the coding sequence ATGAATAACTCCATCGGTTTGCCCCTTAAGGTTTTTGCCGCTATCACTTATGCGGCCATGGTGACGGTAAATTTTTCGGCTAATGCCTTACCGATAAACAATCGTTCCACTGGCGCAATATCTGATGCTTATCCAAATCTGTTTGCTCCAGCTGGCGTGACATTTTCCATCTGGGGACTTATTTATCTTTTGTTGGGCGGCTACCTGCTTTACCAATTTATTTCTTTTGGCAAAGACGCTAAACAGAAGGATGAAGCACTTTGTCAAAAAGTTAATTTGCTATTTGCAATCAATGCTCTGTGCAATATTGCCTGGATTTTCTCTTGGCATTACGACTATATTGGACTTTCGGTTATTATTATGGCGTTTTTGCTAATTACTCTAATCAAAATTAACGATGTTATCGGTGCAGTTAATTTATCTACTCAAGAGAAGCTTTTTGTTGCCACGCCCTTTAGTGTTTATTTTGGCTGGATTACGGTCGCGACCATCGCCAATATCACTGTATTTTTGGTGAGCATAGGCTGGAATGGTTTTGGCATCGCTGATTATATCTGGACTTGCGTTATTTTATTTATAGGTGCAGCTATTGGTGTTCTACGAATGCTAAAGGATAAAAAATTAGCTTATGGCTTAGTTTTGGTTTGGGCATATTCCGGCATATTGTTTAAGCATCTATCACAATCAGGTTTTGCTGGTCAATATGTAAGTGTAATTACAGTCACAATAATTTGCATTATTATATTTACGGTGACTCTTTTTGAGATATACAAAAAAAATAATATTAAGCTAAATTAA
- a CDS encoding DUF1365 domain-containing protein encodes MNSCIYVSKLFHERLKPRKNAFRYSIYMMYLDLDELVELDKKYFTFGYNRKNILSFYDVDHFKFLYASTSDSQTIARENVSFDPAKYINKNTKERIQIFAQELGFEFEIDKVFVLTNLRNFGYVFNPVTFYYCFDKSGTFRVLFNEVNNTFLDQKMYYILIDDAKQQEFTSKQKKNYYISPFIDYANDLEWHFDIPSKSFRMAIDSLKDEEVTLKTFLTGRRVEVTNSRLLWVQLRYPLMAIRIIILIHYQALKLFIKKVSYFKKAETDAEIAQVINNKTITK; translated from the coding sequence ATGAATTCCTGTATTTATGTTTCAAAATTGTTTCACGAGAGATTGAAACCAAGAAAAAACGCATTTAGATACTCCATATATATGATGTATTTGGATTTGGATGAATTAGTTGAATTGGATAAAAAATATTTTACTTTTGGCTATAATCGTAAAAATATTCTTAGTTTTTACGATGTTGATCATTTCAAATTTCTGTACGCTAGTACCTCTGACTCGCAAACTATTGCACGGGAGAATGTTAGTTTTGATCCAGCTAAATATATAAATAAAAACACAAAAGAAAGAATTCAGATTTTCGCCCAGGAGTTGGGTTTTGAATTTGAGATAGATAAGGTTTTTGTCCTTACCAATTTACGAAATTTTGGCTATGTCTTTAATCCGGTCACTTTTTATTATTGTTTCGATAAAAGTGGAACCTTCCGAGTTCTTTTTAATGAGGTGAACAACACCTTTCTTGATCAGAAGATGTATTATATTTTGATCGATGATGCAAAACAGCAGGAGTTTACTTCAAAGCAAAAAAAGAACTATTATATATCGCCATTTATAGATTATGCAAATGATTTAGAGTGGCATTTTGACATTCCTTCAAAATCATTTAGGATGGCTATAGATTCGTTGAAAGATGAAGAGGTGACATTGAAGACGTTTTTGACCGGTCGGCGGGTAGAGGTTACCAATTCCAGATTATTATGGGTTCAGCTACGTTATCCGTTAATGGCTATTCGTATCATTATCTTGATTCACTATCAGGCCCTCAAACTTTTTATTAAGAAAGTTTCATATTTTAAGAAGGCCGAAACAGATGCAGAAATTGCGCAAGTTATAAATAATAAAACTATTACCAAGTAA
- a CDS encoding class I SAM-dependent methyltransferase, which yields MFESIFRVFLKSKKFQGILIVEFAGKEFIFGEKISIDSDNFLVDEAKIKVLNKDFFKRVVLYGDTGLGESYFMNDFETPDLEKLLWWFLQNKELLPGFRKNEPFHVFFEWGKFLLKNAHLKNRNTLEGSKKNIKAHYDVSNDFYKLWLDKTMAYSSAVFTDSLELEEGQLNKYRIICENINLKKGDRLLEIGTGWGGFAFYAVQNYGCHVTTTTISDEQFAYVRNKINAEAQSGNIDLKLIDYRELDGMYDKIVSIEMMEAIGHEYVPVFIAKLNSLLVAGGKACLQFITYPDQYFEAYLKNTGFIKKYIFPGAELLSLGRVKKELAINKLNVGLIDSIGQDYAKTLSSWKNNFVAKKNDVIRLGFSEEEFRMWLYYFVYCEVGFESGYIDDVQVTIEKNN from the coding sequence ATGTTTGAAAGTATATTTCGGGTATTTTTAAAAAGTAAAAAGTTTCAGGGTATACTTATTGTCGAATTTGCAGGCAAAGAGTTTATCTTTGGTGAAAAAATTTCGATAGATAGCGACAACTTTTTAGTCGATGAGGCGAAAATAAAAGTTTTAAACAAAGACTTTTTCAAAAGGGTAGTTCTCTACGGTGACACTGGTTTAGGTGAGTCATACTTCATGAATGATTTTGAGACTCCGGACCTCGAGAAGCTTTTGTGGTGGTTTTTACAAAACAAAGAGTTGCTGCCAGGCTTTAGGAAAAATGAACCGTTTCACGTTTTTTTTGAATGGGGTAAATTTTTACTTAAAAATGCACATTTGAAAAATCGCAATACATTAGAGGGCAGCAAAAAAAACATAAAAGCACACTATGATGTCTCGAATGATTTTTATAAACTCTGGCTCGACAAGACAATGGCTTATTCATCAGCTGTCTTTACGGACTCATTGGAACTCGAAGAAGGTCAGTTAAATAAATATAGGATAATTTGTGAAAATATAAATTTAAAAAAAGGTGACAGACTCCTTGAGATAGGCACTGGCTGGGGAGGGTTCGCTTTTTATGCAGTTCAAAATTATGGCTGCCATGTTACGACAACTACCATCTCTGATGAGCAATTTGCTTATGTAAGAAATAAAATCAATGCCGAGGCTCAGAGCGGCAATATCGATTTGAAATTGATTGACTATCGCGAACTCGATGGAATGTATGACAAAATTGTATCTATTGAGATGATGGAGGCCATCGGCCACGAATACGTTCCTGTTTTTATTGCTAAATTGAACAGTTTATTGGTGGCGGGCGGTAAAGCGTGCCTGCAGTTTATCACCTATCCCGATCAGTATTTCGAGGCGTATCTAAAGAATACCGGGTTTATTAAAAAATATATTTTCCCTGGCGCTGAATTACTCTCCTTGGGTCGAGTTAAAAAAGAATTGGCAATAAATAAATTAAATGTCGGCCTAATCGATAGCATCGGTCAGGACTATGCCAAGACTCTTAGTAGCTGGAAAAATAATTTTGTAGCAAAAAAGAATGATGTTATCCGTTTAGGATTTAGCGAGGAAGAATTTCGGATGTGGTTGTATTATTTTGTTTATTGCGAAGTTGGTTTTGAGTCAGGCTATATCGATGATGTTCAGGTGACTATCGAAAAAAATAATTAG
- a CDS encoding CPBP family intramembrane metalloprotease, translating into MKNSIDRKLFFILLGASAITTLMVMPYALTLIKDTALVITPIMLVAQVVQALVLFSIAVFFGLKLAKRVGFGLPILEGLLKGEAQKENLKSILRQSVGLGILVAVLIVLFSVFFGSMSIDFLKAEMAVPTWKSFLASFYGGIGEEVLLRLFLMTFFVWVTFKIKKTAEGKPTILGIWLAIVISSIIFGLGHLPITSGLTAITPLVVTRAIVLNGIGGVVFGWLYWKKGLESAMISHFSTDICLHVILPLIATRFI; encoded by the coding sequence ATGAAAAACTCAATCGATCGGAAATTATTTTTTATTTTGCTCGGTGCAAGTGCGATTACGACCTTGATGGTGATGCCTTATGCGCTCACCCTCATTAAAGATACAGCCTTAGTGATTACCCCCATCATGCTGGTCGCCCAGGTTGTTCAGGCCTTGGTATTGTTTTCGATAGCAGTTTTTTTCGGATTAAAACTGGCTAAACGCGTCGGGTTTGGTCTTCCGATCCTTGAAGGTTTATTGAAAGGTGAAGCGCAAAAAGAAAATCTAAAGTCTATCTTGCGGCAGTCTGTCGGTTTGGGCATTCTGGTGGCGGTATTAATAGTTTTGTTCAGTGTGTTTTTCGGGTCCATGTCAATCGATTTTTTAAAGGCGGAAATGGCAGTCCCGACATGGAAGTCATTCTTGGCCTCCTTTTATGGTGGCATCGGAGAAGAGGTTTTGCTTCGCTTGTTCTTGATGACTTTTTTCGTTTGGGTAACTTTCAAAATAAAAAAAACAGCCGAGGGCAAGCCGACCATCTTGGGTATTTGGTTGGCCATCGTCATTTCGTCTATAATATTCGGCCTTGGCCACCTTCCCATAACTAGCGGTCTGACTGCAATCACCCCGCTTGTGGTCACAAGGGCAATCGTGCTCAATGGTATCGGAGGCGTGGTCTTCGGTTGGCTGTATTGGAAAAAAGGACTAGAGTCAGCTATGATCAGCCATTTTTCAACCGATATTTGTCTGCACGTTATTCTGCCGCTGATCGCCACGAGGTTCATATAA
- a CDS encoding NAD(P)-binding protein, giving the protein MKKKLAIVGSGISAMTCAYYLRNDFEITIFEKNDYLGGHTHTHLIKEGDNEFKVDSGFMVFNLETYGNMVKLFEELGVEMQKTDMSFSVFNKKNGLQYSGGGLLGLFAQPKNIFSLRFWKFLLEINKFFKVALKDHDKMAGNEETIRDYCSRNHLSDYFIDNYLAPMSSAVWSVPQRSVYEFPVSLLLPFFYNHGLLRASGQFQWFTVKGGSDTYTRKIVERCKLDIHLNEAVDTVDEIASSIELATKKGMYKFDYVVLASHAPDSLKIFKNMPTEKKKLLEQFGYNSNEAVLHNDTGCMPTAKRAWASWNQIMSVEGEKGSTVYWMNRLQKPVARLEYLVSINPFEKIADDKIIKKMKYEHPNFTVENFAIQGRLAELNLETRIFFAGAYFGYGFHEDGVKAGLGVVNILKNKA; this is encoded by the coding sequence ATGAAAAAAAAGTTGGCCATAGTTGGTTCTGGGATATCTGCAATGACTTGCGCTTACTATTTGCGTAATGATTTTGAGATAACAATTTTTGAAAAAAATGATTACCTAGGAGGACACACCCATACACATTTAATCAAGGAGGGTGATAATGAATTCAAGGTTGATTCTGGTTTTATGGTTTTTAATCTTGAGACTTACGGCAATATGGTGAAGTTGTTTGAGGAGTTGGGTGTGGAGATGCAGAAAACCGACATGTCATTCTCAGTATTTAATAAGAAAAATGGCCTGCAGTATTCAGGTGGCGGTCTGCTGGGTTTGTTCGCTCAACCTAAAAATATCTTCTCATTGCGATTTTGGAAGTTCTTGTTGGAAATCAATAAATTTTTCAAAGTAGCCCTTAAGGATCATGACAAGATGGCGGGGAATGAAGAGACAATTAGAGATTATTGTAGCAGAAATCATCTCTCGGATTATTTTATAGATAATTACCTGGCGCCAATGTCTTCAGCGGTCTGGTCAGTCCCTCAGCGAAGTGTTTATGAATTCCCAGTGTCATTGCTATTGCCATTTTTTTACAATCATGGCTTGTTGCGTGCCAGCGGACAGTTCCAATGGTTCACGGTTAAGGGTGGGTCCGACACATATACTAGAAAAATCGTTGAAAGGTGTAAATTAGATATACATTTGAATGAAGCTGTTGATACTGTTGATGAAATCGCTAGTAGCATTGAACTTGCAACCAAGAAGGGCATGTACAAGTTTGACTATGTTGTGTTGGCAAGTCATGCGCCAGATAGCCTTAAGATTTTTAAAAATATGCCGACAGAAAAAAAGAAGTTGCTCGAGCAGTTCGGCTATAATAGCAACGAAGCGGTCTTACACAATGATACTGGCTGCATGCCGACTGCCAAGCGTGCCTGGGCATCCTGGAACCAGATCATGAGCGTAGAGGGCGAGAAAGGCTCAACGGTATACTGGATGAATAGATTGCAAAAGCCAGTCGCAAGACTCGAGTATTTGGTTTCCATAAATCCGTTTGAGAAAATTGCGGATGATAAGATTATCAAGAAGATGAAGTATGAGCATCCGAATTTTACGGTCGAAAACTTTGCGATTCAAGGCAGGTTGGCTGAATTAAATCTGGAGACGAGGATATTTTTTGCGGGTGCTTATTTCGGCTATGGTTTTCACGAGGATGGTGTTAAGGCAGGCTTAGGGGTTGTTAATATTTTGAAAAATAAAGCTTAG
- a CDS encoding tryptophan-rich sensory protein, protein MFDYKTWYDALLKPAWTPPGSTIGLIWSILYPIIAISIIFVVYKYWKGEISRTVLIVFLSNLVFNLLFTPIQFGLKNLWLAAIDILLVLGTIIASMILAWPYFRLLSLAQIPYLIWVATATTLQLSITWMNRGR, encoded by the coding sequence ATGTTCGATTATAAAACTTGGTATGACGCGCTGTTGAAGCCAGCCTGGACTCCTCCTGGCTCAACGATCGGTCTGATTTGGTCGATTCTTTATCCGATTATCGCCATCTCTATTATTTTTGTGGTCTATAAGTATTGGAAGGGGGAGATATCCCGCACGGTGCTGATTGTTTTTTTATCGAATCTTGTCTTCAATCTATTGTTTACGCCGATTCAGTTCGGGCTTAAAAATCTCTGGCTGGCCGCAATCGACATATTGTTGGTGCTTGGCACTATTATTGCAAGCATGATTTTGGCTTGGCCTTATTTCCGATTATTGTCACTAGCGCAAATACCGTATTTGATTTGGGTGGCTACGGCCACGACGCTGCAGCTGTCGATTACTTGGATGAATAGGGGTAGGTAG
- a CDS encoding FprA family A-type flavoprotein, translating to MQEIKNNIFSVGANDPDRKFFDTLIPLPFGTSYNSYVVKGSLKTALIDTVDPEKSQVLLDNLAAARVDRLDYIVVNHAEQDHSGSLPLILEKYPEATILCSDKCQGALADLLHISGSRVQVVKDKDTINLGDKTLEFIYTPWVHWAETMVTYLKEDKILFSCDFFGAHLAADDLLVFDKYRLEHAVKIYFAEIMMPFRLMIKSNLAKLESYPIDMIAPSHGPIHSDVGAVLGSYRNWIADESVKNLAVVAYISMHGSTKMLADRLKESLEKNGVEVRFYDISKMDIGELAVDMVDAATFVIGTPCLLGGIHPGAANLLYLANALRPKTRFVSVIGSYGWSGGMAEAAALMIKNLKVEVISPVIVKGMPSEDDLKNIDKLAQGIAQKHKELNHI from the coding sequence ATGCAAGAGATAAAGAACAATATTTTTTCAGTGGGCGCGAATGATCCGGATCGGAAGTTTTTCGATACGCTTATCCCGCTGCCTTTCGGAACGAGCTACAATTCTTATGTCGTAAAGGGCAGTCTGAAGACCGCCCTGATCGATACCGTCGATCCGGAAAAGTCGCAAGTATTGTTGGACAACCTAGCTGCCGCTCGAGTAGACAGGCTCGACTATATTGTCGTCAATCATGCGGAGCAGGACCATTCAGGCAGCTTGCCTTTGATTCTGGAAAAGTACCCCGAAGCCACGATCCTCTGCAGCGACAAGTGCCAGGGAGCCCTTGCCGACCTTCTTCATATTTCCGGAAGCAGGGTGCAGGTAGTCAAGGACAAGGACACGATCAATCTAGGAGACAAGACTTTGGAATTCATTTATACTCCCTGGGTCCATTGGGCGGAGACCATGGTCACCTATCTAAAGGAAGACAAGATCCTCTTCAGCTGTGATTTTTTCGGCGCGCATCTGGCGGCCGATGACCTCCTGGTTTTTGACAAATACAGATTGGAACACGCCGTTAAGATTTATTTTGCCGAAATCATGATGCCTTTCCGGCTGATGATCAAGAGCAATCTGGCCAAGCTCGAGAGCTATCCGATAGACATGATTGCGCCGTCACATGGGCCGATCCATAGTGACGTGGGAGCCGTCCTGGGCAGCTACCGGAATTGGATTGCCGATGAAAGCGTCAAAAACCTGGCGGTTGTCGCCTACATCTCCATGCACGGCTCGACCAAAATGCTGGCAGACCGTCTCAAGGAGTCTTTGGAAAAGAACGGAGTCGAAGTACGTTTTTACGATATATCCAAAATGGACATCGGCGAGCTCGCCGTAGACATGGTGGATGCGGCGACTTTCGTCATCGGGACGCCCTGCCTTTTGGGCGGCATACATCCGGGCGCGGCCAACCTTTTATACTTAGCCAATGCCTTAAGGCCGAAAACCAGATTCGTTTCGGTAATCGGTTCTTACGGCTGGTCCGGAGGCATGGCGGAGGCTGCCGCTTTGATGATAAAGAATCTGAAAGTGGAAGTGATTTCGCCGGTAATCGTCAAGGGAATGCCCAGCGAAGACGATTTAAAAAATATAGACAAGCTCGCTCAAGGCATCGCGCAGAAGCACAAGGAGCTGAATCATATTTGA